Genomic window (Verrucomicrobiota bacterium):
CCGACAGATTCGTGAATGCGACCGCGAAGGGAAACAGGAAAATCGCCTCCACATCAAAGATAAGAAACACGATGCCATAAAGGTAATACTCGGACCGGAACTGAATCCATGCATCGCCTTTCGATTCCAGGCCGCATTCGTAGGCCGCGTTCTTCGAGCTTCCTGGCTTGGGAGGCGCAACGGACTTGGCCCATAACCGAGCGAGAGCCAGAGGAACCAACGGAAAGACGATGGCCACGAACAGAAACACCGCCAGAAACAGGTAGGGGTGATATTCGACGTTCATAGCGTTACATCGTTAAATGAGTTGAATGGTCAAGAGAGTTAAATGGTCGAATCAGCACCTTCAGTCAGAATCAGGATTGGGCGGGGCCTCTGCGATGCCGGGCGATTGCGCGGGCCGGAGAATGCAAGGATACAAACGCATTTTACTTAACCCCTTTACCTCGTTTAAACCTGTTGAACCGCTTTGGGACGGCAGTTCACTTCGGCTCGCGCGGTTCGTGCCGTCGCAGACCGACCAATTCCGCAATCTCATCGAACTCCGCTGCGCTGACCTCTTCGAGCCGTTTGCCTTTGCCCGAAAGCTTCTCGTTGATCTTGATCGCCTTTTCGACCATCGAGTCGTGGGTTTCCTGAGTGCCGCCGAGGAGCGCGAAGTTCGGGCCAGTCGTAATCCGCTTGTGACCGTCGGAATCCAGGCCCAGGCCGAACAATACGGCCTTGGGAGAAGTCCTCTTCCCGCTGGGTGCTTTAGACATGGGTAAACACTAGGTAACGGCGGATTCCTGTCAAGTGGAGTCTCCGGCTGGCCGGCTGGCGCAAGGGTGCGATTCAAACGGTGCGATTCAAACTGTCGGTCAACGAAGTCTTCTCTCTCCCTTCCCGAAGGGAGGAGAGGGCTGGGGAGAGGAGGGGCGTCCGATTTCGCTTTTCCAAGAAACCCCTCGTTTTGGTGCCTGTCGTTCCTGCCCTGGTGCTGGCGGTTTACACCGGCCTGGAACAGCGGCGATTTGGCGCCTTCAAAGTCGAGAAGAAGTTAGTTCGCAGAACCGCGTCCTCTCACAGGGGTTTAGTCTTGTCAGAGGGGCTGATCGGTCTGTTGATCCGGTGCGGTTTGAGTTCAGCGTAAATGGACTGCGCGAGACCGGACTTCGCAAATCCGATCACTTTCGCGCCTTTGATCCCGAAAAACTTCTCCAGATCAGCCTCCGTGTAACGCTGCACAACCGGGTAGTGCGCAAAATCGGCCAGCACTTCCGCACGGCTGTTTTCGGAGAGATCGGAAGTGATCAGAACGAAGTGCAGCTTGCCTTTGCTGCGCCGCAGCGTCTCGCGTCCAACCAGCAGATTCCGCGAGCGCATCACAAACGGGAACAAACGTTCCACCGGCCGTGGGGAGTCCTCCTGCTTCATCGGGGCCCGCTACTTTTTGAACTCGACGACCATCACTTCGAGCGGTTTGTCGCTCAAGTTCTCTTCCACGTGTTTGGAGGGGCGGCCCGCGGTCACGTCGCCGGGAACTTTGATCGCCGTTCCGGATTGTCCATCGGCACTCGTCACTTTCAAGCGGCAGTCGGTCAAGAAGACCACGACGTAGCTCCAGGCGTGTTCATGCAGCACCCCCTTTTCGTGCGGTCCGTACCGCGCGCGAACGACGCGCACCTGTTCGTTGTCGATTTCCACTTTGCAGTGCTTCGGATCCAGCCTCACCCAATCCAGATCGGGAGGATTCGCGGCCTTGGCGCCGTCCGGTTTCGACTTCAATTCCACCTCCACGATCCGGACCGAATGATCGGCCACGTTGAAGCTGACGTGAGGCCGGGTTGTCACCGCGCTCCACAAAACTTCGCCCGCCTTGAAATCGAGTGTCTCCACGGCGCCCGCGGTATCCGTCAGGGTCATTTTGCCGGGATCCAGATAGATCATCACGCGGTTCATTTTGTGTTCGTGCAGTTCGCTCTTGGCGCCGGGCGGCGAGCTGACCACCAGGACGCGCGCGTGATCATTGTCAACCTTGACCCGGTCGTCCGCCGCCTCAACGGTGAGGGCCAGGGCCCCTGCCGCCAGAGTGGCGACTTGGAAGAACGCCGCCGCACGACGGAGCAACCGGCTTGGAGAATCGGGTTTCATGGTAGGAGAATATTTGGTTCCGCACTGCCAATTTCAAACTTGAAATTTGATGAGAAACTAAAATTTCAGATTTGTCCGCGTGCCTCGGCCTCGCGGCGGAGTGGGTGAGCCGGAGACAGCATGTTCAGGAGCTTCTTCTGAAATACGTCGGCCCGTTGCCGTGCCTCCAGGCGGTCGCGCTCCTTCTGGTTCAGATGGCGTTGTCCCTTGATCTCAGAGTTCTAGAGTTCTGGAGCGAGTCGGCCCAGGCCCGTAACTGCCGCGAGCAGGACTCGGCAATCGATTTCAGATTTGAGATTTGAAATCCTTCATCCACGGACGCCGCTCAAGCAAACAGAGCATTGAGCGGACTTCGCCCGCTGATCCCCGAGCGATGTAGAGGAACGAAAGCAATTCATTCGTCGTGCCGCGCTCGAAGCCTTCGGCAATGTTATTGGTCACTGAAAGCACGGCGCGCTCGAAGTGGTTCCGAAATGCGGCCCGCAAGCGAGGAGGCGCAGCGTCCAGAAATTCATCAGCCTGTTCGTAGAGCCTGGCGGCTTAAGGGCTTCCCTTGAGATTTCCAATCTCAAATTCGGGAGGCTCGAAGCAGGCTGAAGCAGGCCGAAGCAGGCCGCGCTTGACGAGCCGCAGCGCAACCGAGATTTTGCTGCCCGCACGACCCATGAAGTGGATTCCTTACGGCCCCGGCGCGTTGCTGTTCCAATTCGCCAATGAACTGGGCGACGCCGCGTTCGCCAAGGGCCGGGCCATCACCGCCGAGTTGGAGAAACATCCGCCTCCCGGCCTCACCGAGTTTGTTCCCGCGTTCACGTCGGTCTTGCTGGAATTCGATCCAAATCAGATTCCTGATCCGGTCCAGATCGCGCCGGAGTTGGCGGCCCGCCTTGAGTCGGCCACGTCAGAGGTGCTTCCACCTGCGCCCGTGAAGGAAATCCCCGTCATTTACGATGGCCCGGATCTCGCGCGTGTGGCGGAGCACAATCGCCTGAGCCGGGACGAAGTTTGCGAATTGCATGCTTCGACCCTCTACAAAGTCTATATGCTCGGCTTCGCGCCCGGTTTTCCGTATCTCGGCGATCTCGATCCGCGGCTGCACACGCCGCGCCTGCCGTCGCCGCGAACGCGAGTGGCCGCCGGGTCGGTCGGCATCGGCGGGGAACACACAGGAATCTACACGGTGGACAGTCCGGGTGGCTGGAACCTTATCGGCCACACGACTCTGCGGATTTTCGATCCAGGCCGCGCCACATCTAGTGGGGGCGCCGAGGCGATGTTTCGACTGCGCCACGGAGATCGAGTAAGGTTCGTGGTCGTAAATCGTAAAACGTAAAACGTGAAACGTAATGCATAATGCGTGATCTGCGTTCTTGCGTTTTGCGTTTCACGCATCATGGATCATGGCGATGGCCCCAGGCGTTCTCAAAGTGCTCAGTCCCGGAATCAGCGCCAGCCTCCAAGACCGAGGCCGCTTCGGCTGGCGACGCTTCGGCGTCCCGATCAGCGGCGTCATGGACGATCATGCGGCGGGCTGGGCCAATCGCTTGCTGGACAATCCGCCTGATGCGCCAGTTCTGGAAATGCTTTTGCAGGGCGCGAAGCTGGCAGTTCTTCAAGACACCTGGATTGCGGTCACGGGCGCAGACGCAGAGGCCAACGTGGCCGCCTGGCGAATTGCTCGCGTAAAAGCCGGCGATCTCGTTCATTTTCTTCGCGAACGGTCCGGCGTCTGGATTTACCTGGCGGTCGAAGGCGGCTTCGAAGCCGAAATAGTTCTGGGCAGCGCGAGCGCCTACCAACGTGGCGGCCTGGGCAAATCGCTCGCTGCGGGCGATATCCTCTGTCGCAGATCCGAGGCTGCGTTCCGATTGGTGCCGACGGTCGCAGGCCGCAGCGTCGCTTGGAGCGAACGGCGCGACTACGATGCGCCGCCACCACTCCGGGTCTGGTGCGGCCCGCAATGGACGTGTTTTCATGCAAAAGAACGCGACGCGTTCTTCGCGCACGAATGGACCGTGACTTCCCGAAGCGATCGCACGGGCTATCGACTGGCGGGCATTGCCCTGAAGCCGCAGCCGCCGCAGATCATCAGCGAACCCGTTCGCGTCGGGTCGATCCAGGTGCCGCCCGGCGGCCAGCCGATTGTGATCATGCGCGATGGGCCGACCGTCGGCGGTTATCCGAAGTTGGGCATGATCGATCCGGCGGACTTGTCCTGGCTT
Coding sequences:
- a CDS encoding NADH-quinone oxidoreductase subunit A, with amino-acid sequence MNVEYHPYLFLAVFLFVAIVFPLVPLALARLWAKSVAPPKPGSSKNAAYECGLESKGDAWIQFRSEYYLYGIVFLIFDVEAIFLFPFAVAFTNLSVGAFVAMMIFLLLLAEGLVWAWQKGVLVWK
- a CDS encoding four helix bundle protein, yielding MDAAPPRLRAAFRNHFERAVLSVTNNIAEGFERGTTNELLSFLYIARGSAGEVRSMLCLLERRPWMKDFKSQI
- the pxpB gene encoding 5-oxoprolinase subunit PxpB; amino-acid sequence: MKWIPYGPGALLFQFANELGDAAFAKGRAITAELEKHPPPGLTEFVPAFTSVLLEFDPNQIPDPVQIAPELAARLESATSEVLPPAPVKEIPVIYDGPDLARVAEHNRLSRDEVCELHASTLYKVYMLGFAPGFPYLGDLDPRLHTPRLPSPRTRVAAGSVGIGGEHTGIYTVDSPGGWNLIGHTTLRIFDPGRATSSGGAEAMFRLRHGDRVRFVVVNRKT
- a CDS encoding biotin-dependent carboxyltransferase, producing the protein MAMAPGVLKVLSPGISASLQDRGRFGWRRFGVPISGVMDDHAAGWANRLLDNPPDAPVLEMLLQGAKLAVLQDTWIAVTGADAEANVAAWRIARVKAGDLVHFLRERSGVWIYLAVEGGFEAEIVLGSASAYQRGGLGKSLAAGDILCRRSEAAFRLVPTVAGRSVAWSERRDYDAPPPLRVWCGPQWTCFHAKERDAFFAHEWTVTSRSDRTGYRLAGIALKPQPPQIISEPVRVGSIQVPPGGQPIVIMRDGPTVGGYPKLGMIDPADLSWLAQCRPGTQVKFRPADSRWARAEPLERRSVA